A window of Zingiber officinale cultivar Zhangliang chromosome 5A, Zo_v1.1, whole genome shotgun sequence contains these coding sequences:
- the LOC121980217 gene encoding purple acid phosphatase 2-like — translation MHRPAGAFPCLRLLVVLTLGSVTFCDGGITSSFSRKLQKSVDMPLDSDVFRVPSGHNAPQQAHITLGNHDGSSMIISWVTQDEPGSSKVLYGTDKDHLHKSAQGKHTRYKFYNYTSGYIHHCTIHHLQHDTKYYYAIGIGHTVRTFWFTTPPKVGPDVPYIFGLIGDLGQTYDSNITLSHYEANRKAQAVLYVGDLSYADHYPNHDNVRWDTWGRFVERSTAYQPWIWTAGNHELDFAPEIGEAKPFKPFTHRYHVPYRSSGSTAPFWYSLKLGSAHIIVLASYSAYGKYTPQYSWLEAELPKVNRTETPWLIVLVHSPWYNSYNYHFMEGESMRVMFEQWFVQYKVDVVFSGHVHAYERSHRVSNIESNLVNGKCEPVLDGSAPVYVTIGDGGNIEGPANNMTEPQPSYSAFREASFGHAVFEIKNRTHAYYAWHRNQDGNEVVADSFWFYNRSWNSADI, via the exons ATGCATCGGCCAGCAGGAGCTTTCCCCTGCCTCCGCCTCCTCGTGGTTTTGACGCTCGGATCGGTGACCTTCTGCGACGGCGGAATCACGAGCTCTTTCTCGAGGAAGCTCCAGAAGTCCGTCGACATGCCCCTTGACAGCGATGTCTTCCGTGTCCCATCCGGCCACAATGCGCCTCAGCAG GCACATATTACCCTAGGCAACCATGATGGCTCATCCATGATCATCTCATGGGTGACTCAGGATGAACCTGGATCCAGCAAGGTCCTTTACGGGACCGATAAGGATCATCTTCACAAATCTGCTCAAGGGAAGCATACACGATATAAGTTCTACAATTACACCTCAGGTTACATCCACCATTGCACCATCCACCATTTGCAG CATGACACTAAGTACTATTATGCTATCGGAATCGGGCATACGGTTCGAACATTTTGGTTCACTACCCCGCCTAAAGTTGGTCCTGATGTTCCTTACATTTTTGGTCTTATAG GCGATCTCGGGCAAACCTATGATTCAAATATCACATTGTCTCACTATGAAGCGAACCGAAAGGCGCAAGCAGTGTTGTATGTAGGTGATCTTTCTTATGCTGATCACTACCCAAACCATGACAATGTCAGGTGGGATACATGGGGTAGGTTCGTCGAGAGAAGCACTGCATATCAACCATGGATTTGGACAGCAGGAAATCACGAACTCGACTTCGCTCCAGAGATC GGTGAAGCTAAGCCCTTTAAACCATTCACACACAGATATCATGTTCCTTACAGATCCTCAGGCAGCACAGCTCCATTTTGGTACTCTCTGAAGTTGGGATCAGCACACATAATTGTCTTGGCATCATATTCAGCGTATG GCAAGTACACCCCTCAGTATAGTTGGCTAGAGGCAGAGCTGCCCAAGGTGAACAGAACTGAGACACCATGGCTGATTGTTTTAGTGCACTCACCGTGGTACAACAGCTACAACTACCACTTTATGGAAGGGGAATCGATGCGAGTGATGTTCGAGCAATGGTTCGTGCAGTACAAAGTGGATGTGGTTTTCTCAGGCCACGTCCATGCCTACGAACGTAGT CATAGAGTTTCGAATATCGAATCCAATTTAGTGAATGGAAAGTGTGAGCCGGTGCTAGATGGGTCAGCTCCTGTGTATGTCACCATTGGCGATGGGGGAAATATCGAAGGACCTGCAAACAA CATGACAGAGCCACAGCCAAGCTACTCGGCTTTCAGAGAAGCCAGCTTTGGCCATGCCGTCTTCGAGATCAAGAACCGGACTCATGCGTACTATGCTTGGCATCGGAACCAGGATGGCAATGAAGTGGTCGCTGATTCTTTCTGGTTCTACAACAGATCCTGGAACTCTGCTGATATTTGA
- the LOC121982541 gene encoding uncharacterized protein LOC121982541, with protein MKFVMEFAENLILRMMEDPKKRDEAQRQRLYAVAEHCEKVKACWALPLRPFGHWNFEHFNSQLRRDAHISNVPGRRDPYDDLLVYETSDLRPSSSTSK; from the coding sequence ATGAAGTTTGTTATGGAGTTCGCTGAGAACCTTATCCTGCGGATGATGGAGGACCCGAAGAAGAGGGACGAGGCGCAGCGGCAGCGCCTCTACGCGGTTGCGGAGCATTGTGAGAAGGTGAAGGCTTGCTGGGCGCTCCCGCTTCGCCCCTTCGGCCACTGGAACTTTGAACACTTCAATTCCCAACTCCGCCGGGACGCCCATATCAGCAATGTTCCCGGCCGCCGCGATCCCTACGATGATCTCCTCGTCTACGAGACCTCCGATCTACGGCCCTCTTCCTCCACTTCCAAGTGA
- the LOC121982540 gene encoding 50S ribosomal protein L20-like encodes MNKDKIFKLAKGFRGRAKNCIRIARERVEKALQYSYRDRRNKKRDMRSLWIERINAGTRLHGVNYGNFMHGLLKENIQLNRKVLSELSMHEPYSFKALVDVSRTAFPGNKVPKNLSSSSLA; translated from the exons ATGAACAAAGATAAGATTTTTAAGCTGGCAAAGGGATTCAGAGGGAGGGCAAAAAACTGCATCAGAATAGCGAGAGAGAGGGTGGAGAAAGCACTACAGTACTCCTACAGGGATCGTCGCAACAAGAAGAGGGACATGAGGTCCCTCTGGATTGAGCGCATTAATGCTGGCACGCGTTTGCATGGG GTCAATTACGGGAACTTCATGCATGGATTGCTGAAGGAGAATATTCAGCTGAACAGGAAAGTTCTTTCTGAACTGTCGATGCATGAGCCATATAGCTTCAAGGCACTCGTCGACGTCTCTCGCACTGCTTTTCCTGGAAACAAGGTCCCTAAGAACCTGAGTTCATCCTCTTTGGCATGA